Proteins from a genomic interval of Providencia stuartii:
- a CDS encoding ZirU family protein — translation MNKNQQPNLIAGKGKLALLITGAVLSMAVSTPVLAASTTTPVSVTSPATKSVIGHAPVLKTDGQIKANDKNGDNVLGENDTLEASGFAFDDADGDKVTISYEWLADGTTIPSETSDKLILTNKLLGKTITVKAIAHTDPNATDPAESKPVGAKTYLDIKGTKLPDGSGITTVNGSVVKAVTISGLTSGKPEVGKKLTADVTCHGTCDSSKLTYQWQIENAAGSGLYSNIPSATTKEYTVKGTDQKRKIQVIVSNK, via the coding sequence ATGAACAAAAATCAGCAACCAAACCTAATAGCAGGCAAAGGCAAACTCGCTCTCCTGATAACGGGTGCAGTTCTGAGCATGGCTGTCAGTACGCCTGTACTCGCAGCCTCCACGACTACTCCTGTCTCGGTGACCTCCCCCGCGACAAAATCGGTTATCGGTCATGCGCCAGTTCTGAAAACAGATGGGCAAATCAAAGCCAATGACAAAAACGGTGACAATGTTTTAGGAGAAAATGACACTTTGGAGGCTTCAGGCTTTGCGTTCGACGATGCAGATGGCGATAAAGTCACCATTAGCTATGAGTGGCTTGCAGACGGAACAACGATTCCAAGCGAGACCAGTGACAAGCTAATACTGACAAATAAGTTGCTGGGGAAAACTATCACAGTCAAAGCAATTGCGCACACTGATCCAAATGCTACCGATCCCGCAGAGAGCAAACCCGTGGGAGCGAAAACCTACCTAGATATTAAAGGAACCAAGCTACCGGACGGTAGCGGAATTACAACAGTGAATGGTAGTGTCGTGAAAGCCGTGACCATCTCCGGTCTCACTTCAGGAAAACCAGAGGTTGGTAAAAAGCTGACAGCAGATGTTACCTGTCATGGCACTTGTGACAGTAGCAAATTGACTTACCAGTGGCAGATTGAGAATGCGGCGGGTTCAGGCTTATACAGTAATATTCCGAGCGCAACCACGAAAGAGTACACCGTTAAGGGTACTGACCAGAAACGAAAAATTCAAGTTATCGTCTCTAACAAATAA
- a CDS encoding inverse autotransporter beta domain-containing protein has protein sequence MIFGINHHSIKSSQRHLLLPVLLSVSIMPAATVFATDFVGEVEVKPYYLRAGETVYSVAHQYDLTVEELKTLNQMRQFPRAFEQLSAGDEIDVPSTHAIKAANKKATTKEQADQQDHEIQNWLSRTAPDFFESMNTQSPNEYLSRQAKNMAVTKASSTVENWLNQYGTAQIGVQPGDKLSQSTLSADMLLPLYQNPDWLVFTQFGGRNLDERTTLNLGGGVRRFNDQWMYGVNTFYDIDITGNNRRAGIGGELSSDYLRFSANGYLRLSNWHQSRDFDDYDERPANGFDMTASGWLPSYPQLGGKLKYEQYFGDEVALKDKDTRSQAPKAITVGVNYTPFPLVTLGADWRKGNGSDELQLQAKLTYSLGVPWKDQVSSAAVANLRTLSGNRMALVERNNNIVLEYRKQELISLILPQVIRGRGASQQLVNAILNAKYGAERVEWGMLSAFSSKGGKVQSAGKSLTAWQIRLPAWQAGSTNTYTLSASAWDGKGNASKPVYVTIIVDAGLSNRYSRLTVGSDSLNIAQSEILTLTMRDEQNAPVTGLASSIQLPFTFKTKKDGPSLSPSQSGIKLAALKETAPGVYTTTITAGKLPGTLTLTPQVDGISIASTTVEVMAAPVGIQIFRNGTAMTGHPVVGDVLTATPDCQDNCILPTAWQWEVETTQGSGQYQPISGATAITYTVTTEMQKRRLRVTAQ, from the coding sequence ATGATTTTTGGTATTAACCATCACAGTATCAAATCATCTCAGAGGCACTTATTACTTCCCGTTTTACTGTCCGTCTCCATCATGCCCGCAGCGACAGTATTTGCGACGGACTTTGTGGGTGAGGTGGAAGTGAAACCTTACTATTTGCGAGCAGGAGAGACCGTTTACAGCGTGGCTCATCAGTATGATCTGACCGTGGAGGAACTGAAAACCCTGAATCAAATGCGTCAGTTTCCCCGCGCTTTTGAACAGCTATCGGCAGGAGATGAAATTGATGTTCCAAGCACACACGCAATAAAGGCAGCTAACAAAAAAGCGACAACAAAAGAGCAGGCTGACCAACAAGATCATGAAATACAGAACTGGTTGTCTCGTACTGCTCCCGACTTTTTTGAGTCTATGAACACACAAAGTCCTAACGAGTATCTTTCCAGACAAGCCAAAAATATGGCCGTTACCAAAGCCTCATCAACCGTAGAAAACTGGCTGAATCAGTATGGCACTGCACAGATTGGTGTGCAGCCGGGAGACAAACTGTCACAGAGTACCCTATCTGCTGACATGCTGCTCCCCCTGTATCAAAACCCGGATTGGCTCGTCTTCACCCAGTTCGGTGGGCGAAACCTTGATGAGCGCACCACGCTAAACTTAGGGGGTGGAGTTCGTCGATTCAATGACCAATGGATGTATGGTGTAAACACCTTTTATGACATCGATATTACTGGTAATAACCGTCGAGCCGGTATCGGGGGAGAGTTGTCGTCCGATTACCTACGTTTCTCTGCTAATGGTTATCTACGACTCAGCAACTGGCATCAGTCACGGGATTTTGACGACTATGATGAACGACCAGCCAATGGGTTTGATATGACCGCCAGTGGCTGGTTACCGTCTTATCCACAGCTTGGCGGCAAACTGAAATATGAACAATATTTCGGGGATGAAGTGGCGCTAAAAGATAAGGATACGCGTAGTCAGGCTCCAAAAGCGATCACGGTGGGAGTGAACTATACCCCTTTCCCATTGGTCACCCTCGGCGCTGACTGGCGTAAAGGAAACGGAAGCGATGAACTTCAGCTGCAAGCAAAACTGACCTATTCATTAGGCGTGCCTTGGAAAGATCAAGTGTCATCTGCCGCAGTAGCGAATCTACGCACGCTCTCAGGCAACCGTATGGCACTGGTAGAGCGTAATAACAACATCGTGCTCGAATACCGTAAACAGGAACTTATCAGTCTGATACTGCCACAGGTCATCCGCGGCCGTGGCGCTAGCCAGCAGTTAGTCAACGCCATTCTGAACGCAAAATACGGCGCTGAACGCGTGGAATGGGGAATGCTTAGCGCATTCTCATCCAAAGGCGGGAAAGTGCAGTCTGCTGGCAAAAGTCTGACTGCTTGGCAGATACGCCTACCAGCTTGGCAAGCGGGGTCAACGAATACCTATACCCTGAGTGCCAGCGCATGGGATGGAAAGGGAAATGCGTCAAAACCGGTCTATGTCACGATCATCGTGGACGCTGGGCTTTCTAACCGCTACTCACGTCTAACAGTGGGGTCAGATTCACTGAATATCGCTCAATCCGAAATATTGACTCTGACGATGCGAGATGAACAAAACGCACCGGTAACGGGGCTGGCTTCCTCTATTCAGTTGCCATTTACCTTCAAAACAAAGAAAGATGGGCCATCCCTGTCGCCTTCGCAAAGTGGCATTAAGTTGGCGGCATTGAAAGAAACGGCTCCCGGTGTTTACACCACCACCATAACAGCTGGAAAGCTTCCCGGTACTCTTACCCTGACCCCACAGGTAGATGGTATCAGTATCGCGTCGACGACAGTAGAAGTGATGGCAGCCCCCGTGGGGATACAGATATTTCGAAACGGTACCGCCATGACAGGGCATCCTGTGGTTGGTGATGTCCTGACTGCCACCCCAGACTGCCAAGATAACTGTATTTTGCCAACCGCGTGGCAGTGGGAAGTAGAGACAACTCAAGGGTCAGGACAGTATCAGCCTATAAGTGGCGCGACAGCCATTACGTATACCGTTACGACAGAGATGCAAAAGCGCAGACTGCGAGTAACGGCACAATAA